The following are from one region of the Vibrio hyugaensis genome:
- a CDS encoding ATP-binding cassette domain-containing protein codes for MSALLEVDNLSKEFVTRSGLFKRTVKEAVKPVSFTLEPGQTIGFIGQNGSGKSTLARMLAGVVEPSSGEIRVNGERLEHKDYSTRCKLIRMIFQDPNTSLNPRIQIGRILEGPLKRNTNMPPDARMKRVKETLLRVGLLPEHAYFYPQMLAAGQKQRVCLARALILQPSIIVADEALNGLDMAMRSQIINLFLELQEEMGLSFVYVSQHIGIVKHITDKVMVMHEGEVVEFGETNQVLTNPEHAITQRLVESHFYKAPTH; via the coding sequence ATGAGTGCGTTGCTTGAAGTCGATAACCTATCGAAAGAGTTCGTCACGCGCTCAGGTCTGTTTAAACGCACAGTCAAAGAAGCAGTTAAGCCGGTGAGCTTTACCTTAGAGCCTGGACAAACTATCGGCTTTATTGGTCAAAATGGTTCTGGCAAGTCAACGTTAGCGCGCATGCTTGCTGGCGTTGTCGAACCAAGCTCTGGTGAGATTCGCGTTAATGGTGAGCGCTTAGAACACAAAGACTATTCGACGCGTTGTAAGCTGATCCGCATGATTTTTCAAGATCCAAATACCTCATTGAATCCGCGCATTCAGATTGGTCGAATCTTGGAAGGTCCGTTAAAGCGAAACACGAACATGCCACCAGACGCACGCATGAAACGTGTAAAAGAAACCTTACTTCGTGTAGGTTTGCTTCCGGAGCATGCTTACTTCTACCCTCAGATGCTGGCAGCAGGTCAGAAACAGCGTGTGTGTCTCGCTCGTGCCTTGATTCTACAACCTTCCATCATTGTTGCCGATGAGGCATTAAACGGTTTAGACATGGCGATGCGCTCGCAAATCATTAATCTCTTCCTAGAATTACAAGAAGAGATGGGCTTGTCTTTCGTTTACGTATCACAGCATATTGGCATAGTGAAGCACATTACTGATAAGGTCATGGTTATGCACGAAGGTGAAGTAGTAGAATTTGGTGAAACCAATCAAGTACTCACCAACCCAGAGCATGCGATTACCCAGCGGCTGGTGGAAAGCCACTTCTATAAAGCTCCAACACACTAA
- a CDS encoding ABC transporter permease subunit, whose protein sequence is MLTNNVYQEERIPTQFERFWRSYRANSLAMFGLWCLGFIVLITILAPILAPYDPQAQSGELLVPPSWAPAGTVDYFLGTDDLGRDILSRLIMGSQLTFGAAVAITAIAAFIGCIIGVLAGMTKGLLSSTLNHLLDTVMSIPSLLLAIIFVAFLGFGEFNILLAICLALIPRFIRSVYIAVHTEVEKDYIMAARLDGANDFYLLWNSILPNVLTVIAAEITLALSVAILDITALGFLGLGAQAPSTEWGAILGDSVELIYIAPWTVTLPGLTIMFTVVVLNLVGEGVRQALNAGIE, encoded by the coding sequence ATGCTAACAAATAACGTTTATCAGGAAGAGCGCATTCCAACCCAGTTTGAACGATTCTGGCGCAGTTACCGCGCGAACAGTTTGGCAATGTTTGGTCTTTGGTGCCTTGGCTTTATTGTCTTAATCACCATATTGGCCCCTATTTTAGCGCCTTACGATCCACAAGCTCAATCTGGCGAGTTGTTAGTGCCGCCTTCGTGGGCGCCAGCCGGAACCGTCGATTACTTTTTAGGTACTGACGACCTAGGTCGCGATATCTTATCTCGTTTAATTATGGGCTCTCAGCTCACCTTTGGTGCTGCCGTAGCAATTACTGCTATTGCCGCGTTCATCGGCTGTATTATTGGTGTATTAGCGGGCATGACCAAAGGTCTGCTATCCAGTACGCTTAACCACTTGCTCGACACAGTCATGTCCATTCCATCATTACTGCTGGCGATTATCTTTGTGGCGTTTTTGGGCTTTGGTGAGTTCAATATCCTTTTGGCGATCTGTCTGGCTTTAATTCCACGCTTTATCCGCTCGGTTTACATCGCCGTGCACACCGAAGTCGAAAAAGACTACATCATGGCTGCCCGTTTGGATGGCGCTAACGACTTCTACTTGCTTTGGAACTCGATTCTACCGAACGTATTAACAGTCATCGCTGCAGAAATAACCCTGGCACTCTCGGTCGCCATTCTAGATATCACTGCGCTTGGTTTCCTAGGTTTAGGCGCACAAGCACCAAGTACGGAATGGGGTGCGATCTTGGGTGACTCTGTTGAACTGATATACATCGCACCTTGGACAGTTACCTTACCGGGTCTGACCATTATGTTTACCGTTGTTGTTCTAAACTTAGTGGGTGAAGGTGTACGCCAAGCACTCAATGCGGGGATCGAATAA
- the sapA gene encoding ABC transporter substrate-binding protein SapA, with protein sequence MKAFIKLSLSLIGISLLTACGDEIDHNDIRENGFVFCGQGKPTTFNPQLIDSGITAEALSPQLYDTLLTLDPKSHQPVANLAEKWSVNEEGTEYTFNLKQDVQFQKTPWFSPSRPFNAQDVVFSFKRIIDVDHPFHDVGGGFYPWFAGLDFQNLVQDVIALDDYTVKFVLSQPNFAFLANIATSHAVLLSAEYGQQLAAKDEKEQIDLLPIGTGPYQLKEYQVNDLIRLERHPKYWKTPAKMEQVVFDISHRGTGTLAKLLRNECDVLASPISSQIPIIQETEHLELTATPANNVSFIAINTGHPALKDARVRQALNLAINRQNILDSVYYGTGTQAYTLLPPNSWAYQKDSVKIRYDRNYALALLREAGYEKGLQLTMWVPLEPRAFNPSPRKTAELIQANFADIGVEVRLLTDDRFERTQLENINNVDLLLTGWIGDTGDPDNFFRPLLSCESERVGLNVSMWCNDDFDFLLDLALETEQQRYRLNLYRQAQNILNEEFPVIPLAHGVQFRVHDKSLKGFKSSPFNAQPFDKVERVH encoded by the coding sequence ATGAAAGCTTTTATCAAACTATCGCTGAGCCTTATCGGGATTAGCTTACTCACCGCTTGTGGTGACGAAATCGATCACAATGATATTCGTGAGAATGGATTTGTGTTTTGTGGGCAGGGTAAACCAACCACGTTTAACCCTCAGCTCATTGACAGCGGCATCACTGCCGAAGCACTTAGCCCTCAGCTATACGATACGCTGCTTACACTCGATCCTAAATCTCACCAACCAGTTGCAAACCTTGCAGAAAAGTGGTCTGTAAATGAGGAAGGTACGGAATACACCTTTAACCTAAAGCAGGACGTGCAATTTCAAAAAACTCCTTGGTTCTCCCCTTCTCGTCCATTTAATGCACAAGATGTGGTATTCAGCTTCAAGCGAATCATTGATGTAGACCATCCGTTTCACGACGTCGGTGGTGGTTTTTATCCATGGTTTGCAGGTTTAGACTTCCAAAATCTCGTGCAAGATGTGATTGCTCTTGATGACTACACCGTTAAGTTTGTTCTCTCTCAACCTAACTTTGCCTTTTTAGCCAATATTGCCACCAGCCACGCCGTGCTGCTGTCAGCAGAATATGGGCAACAACTTGCGGCCAAAGACGAAAAAGAACAAATTGACTTGTTACCTATCGGTACCGGCCCTTACCAGTTAAAAGAATACCAAGTGAATGATTTGATTCGTTTGGAGCGTCACCCTAAATACTGGAAAACGCCTGCGAAAATGGAACAGGTCGTGTTTGATATTTCACATCGTGGTACTGGCACGTTGGCAAAACTTTTACGCAATGAATGTGACGTGCTTGCTTCGCCAATCTCTAGCCAAATTCCAATCATACAAGAAACCGAGCACCTTGAATTAACCGCAACGCCTGCTAATAACGTCTCTTTTATCGCGATTAATACTGGTCATCCGGCACTGAAAGATGCGCGAGTTCGTCAAGCTCTCAACCTTGCTATCAACCGCCAAAATATCCTTGATTCCGTATATTACGGCACGGGTACTCAAGCTTATACACTACTGCCGCCGAACTCATGGGCATACCAGAAAGACAGCGTGAAGATCCGTTATGATCGTAATTACGCATTGGCGTTGCTGCGAGAGGCTGGGTATGAGAAAGGTCTGCAATTAACCATGTGGGTGCCGCTAGAACCTAGAGCCTTCAATCCAAGTCCACGTAAAACCGCTGAGTTGATTCAGGCGAACTTTGCTGATATCGGCGTCGAAGTACGACTACTAACCGATGATCGCTTTGAACGAACTCAGCTCGAAAACATCAATAATGTTGACTTACTGCTAACAGGTTGGATTGGTGATACGGGCGATCCTGATAACTTCTTCCGCCCTCTGCTTTCTTGTGAATCTGAACGTGTTGGCCTGAACGTTTCCATGTGGTGTAACGACGACTTCGATTTCTTGTTGGATCTGGCATTAGAAACCGAGCAACAACGTTATCGTTTAAACTTGTATCGCCAAGCGCAGAATATTCTCAATGAAGAGTTTCCTGTCATTCCATTAGCTCACGGCGTTCAATTCCGTGTGCACGATAAATCGTTGAAAGGCTTTAAATCGAGCCCTTTCAATGCACAACCTTTTGATAAAGTTGAGAGAGTTCATTAA
- a CDS encoding DUF2750 domain-containing protein, with amino-acid sequence MSEALTQEQMDTINRYNEEQRLKYCVKEIVANRKVWILKDEHGCVMLNTEDDDCVPVWPNEEFAQQWATGDWEECEPEAISLNKWHSRWTSGLEDDELSVVVFPNQNEEGVVLFPDEFDFELRKQESRR; translated from the coding sequence ATGTCCGAAGCATTAACCCAAGAGCAGATGGATACCATCAACCGCTACAATGAAGAGCAGCGTTTGAAATACTGTGTGAAAGAGATTGTCGCAAACCGCAAAGTGTGGATTCTAAAGGATGAGCACGGCTGTGTGATGCTGAACACCGAAGACGACGATTGTGTTCCAGTATGGCCAAATGAAGAATTCGCACAGCAATGGGCGACGGGTGATTGGGAAGAGTGCGAGCCAGAAGCGATCTCGCTGAACAAATGGCACAGTCGCTGGACATCGGGTCTAGAAGATGACGAACTGTCTGTTGTGGTGTTCCCAAACCAAAATGAAGAAGGCGTCGTGCTGTTTCCTGACGAGTTTGATTTCGAGCTTCGTAAACAAGAGAGCCGTCGTTAA
- a CDS encoding oligopeptide/dipeptide ABC transporter ATP-binding protein — MPLLDIRHLTIEIETPSGLVKAVDRMSITLNEGEIRGLVGESGSGKSLVAKAIVGVCKDNWKVTADRMRLGNIDLLQLTPKERRRVIARDIAMIFQEPSTCLDPSEEVGRQLIESIPSRSFEGKWWERFKWRRKQAVALLHKVGIKDHRRLMGSYPYELTDGECQKVMIAMAIATKPKILIADEPTNDLDPITQSQILRLLSRMNQLNNTTIVLIGHDLTTITQWANRITVMYCGQSVESADTEKLVAAPKHPYTAALLKAMPDFNDWIPHKQKLQSLPGSIPPLQHLPIGCRLGPRCPYAQRQCVEIPHTKRIKNHKFSCHFPLNTEKHS, encoded by the coding sequence ATGCCATTATTAGATATTCGACATTTAACCATTGAAATTGAAACACCATCGGGCTTAGTCAAAGCCGTTGATCGCATGAGCATTACCTTGAATGAAGGTGAAATTCGTGGTCTGGTTGGTGAATCTGGTTCCGGTAAGAGTTTGGTTGCAAAGGCTATCGTGGGTGTTTGTAAAGACAACTGGAAAGTGACCGCAGACCGAATGCGTCTTGGCAATATTGATCTGCTTCAGCTAACGCCAAAAGAGCGCCGTCGTGTGATTGCACGTGACATTGCGATGATTTTCCAAGAGCCATCGACTTGTTTGGATCCGTCGGAAGAAGTCGGAAGACAGTTAATTGAATCCATCCCTTCTCGATCGTTTGAAGGTAAATGGTGGGAGCGCTTCAAGTGGCGCAGGAAGCAAGCAGTTGCCCTACTCCATAAAGTGGGTATCAAAGATCACCGTCGTTTGATGGGCAGTTATCCTTATGAGTTGACCGATGGTGAATGTCAAAAAGTCATGATTGCGATGGCGATTGCAACCAAGCCAAAAATCTTGATTGCTGATGAGCCAACCAACGATCTAGACCCGATTACTCAATCTCAAATTCTGCGTTTGCTGAGCCGCATGAACCAACTCAACAACACAACGATTGTGCTGATTGGTCACGACTTAACCACCATTACTCAGTGGGCAAATCGCATTACGGTAATGTACTGTGGGCAGTCCGTTGAATCAGCTGATACAGAGAAGTTGGTCGCCGCTCCCAAGCACCCTTATACTGCGGCACTGCTTAAAGCCATGCCTGACTTTAACGACTGGATTCCGCACAAGCAAAAGCTGCAATCTCTACCGGGTTCTATCCCTCCACTGCAGCATCTGCCGATCGGTTGTCGCTTAGGACCTCGTTGCCCTTATGCTCAGAGGCAATGCGTCGAAATTCCACATACTAAACGTATCAAAAACCATAAATTTAGCTGTCACTTCCCACTGAATACGGAGAAACATTCATGA
- a CDS encoding ABC transporter permease, whose protein sequence is MFWYAVRRLNLFVITLMILTLVGFSLLRLDPTSHWANVEFWSGWQSYLVELSHLNFGISKNGNPIYDELAVVFPATLELCFFAFVVSLLIGIPLGTVAGMKQGKWLDTSISFVSMSGYSAPIFWVALMLIMVFSLQYHVFPVAGRYDLLYEIDHVTGFAIIDAFMAKGEYRAHALQSVIEHMILPCLVLALTPTTQVIGLMRASVAEVMSQNYIRAARIKGLSNREIVTQHVLRNAIPPIIPKVGVQLSSMITLAIITESIFNWPGIGRWLLDALANQDYASIQAGVMVLATLVLTANILSDLIGAMINPLVRKEWYANK, encoded by the coding sequence ATGTTTTGGTACGCCGTAAGACGTCTTAATCTCTTTGTCATCACTTTGATGATCCTCACTTTAGTGGGCTTCTCTTTGCTACGTCTTGATCCAACATCACACTGGGCAAACGTGGAGTTTTGGTCAGGCTGGCAAAGCTACCTTGTTGAGCTTTCACATCTTAATTTTGGTATCAGTAAGAATGGGAACCCAATCTATGATGAGCTCGCGGTCGTATTCCCTGCGACGTTAGAGTTGTGTTTCTTCGCCTTCGTTGTTTCACTATTAATTGGTATTCCTTTGGGGACCGTAGCAGGCATGAAACAAGGCAAGTGGCTAGACACCAGCATCTCATTTGTCTCTATGTCAGGGTATTCGGCGCCAATCTTCTGGGTTGCCCTGATGCTGATTATGGTCTTCTCTCTGCAATACCACGTATTCCCTGTGGCGGGTCGTTATGACTTACTTTACGAAATTGACCATGTAACAGGCTTTGCAATTATTGATGCCTTTATGGCCAAAGGTGAATACCGTGCTCACGCGTTACAAAGCGTGATTGAGCATATGATCCTGCCTTGTTTGGTTCTCGCATTGACACCAACAACACAAGTCATTGGCTTGATGCGTGCATCAGTGGCAGAAGTGATGAGTCAAAACTACATTCGCGCCGCACGAATTAAAGGTTTATCCAACCGTGAGATCGTCACTCAACACGTTCTTCGGAATGCGATTCCGCCTATCATCCCAAAAGTTGGCGTTCAGCTTTCGAGCATGATTACCTTGGCGATCATTACCGAATCTATCTTTAACTGGCCGGGCATTGGACGTTGGTTATTGGATGCACTTGCAAATCAAGATTACGCTTCCATCCAAGCAGGTGTCATGGTGTTAGCGACGCTTGTTTTAACCGCCAATATCCTATCGGATCTGATTGGTGCCATGATTAACCCTCTGGTGAGAAAGGAATGGTATGCTAACAAATAA
- a CDS encoding manganese-dependent inorganic pyrophosphatase, producing the protein MILVVGHKNPDSDSICSALVATELLKARGTEAMPIRQGEINRETQHILEVAGAEVPELRTSVAGETVWLVDYSDLAQAPDDIAEAEVAGIVDHHRLGDVMTVNPMEAWIWPVGCTNTVLFNMFKIEGHEIKPQIAKLMMSAILSDTVGFASPTCTQKDKDAVAELAAIADVQDVDAFTKDLLIAKTNIEGLSAAELVEKDLKGYPFNGRDVVVGQVELATLDQVDGMIEALEADLEARCANDNLAFAAVMLTDITTAQTRLLYKGEWAEKLVKHEKDGMLMMENTLSRKKQGWPWLQTELV; encoded by the coding sequence ATGATTCTAGTTGTAGGTCATAAGAACCCAGACAGTGACAGCATCTGTAGTGCACTAGTTGCAACTGAACTTCTAAAGGCGCGTGGTACTGAAGCGATGCCAATCCGCCAAGGCGAAATTAACCGTGAAACTCAGCACATCCTTGAAGTGGCTGGCGCAGAAGTTCCTGAACTTCGCACTTCAGTCGCGGGTGAAACTGTTTGGCTAGTAGATTACTCAGATCTAGCGCAAGCACCAGACGATATTGCTGAAGCAGAAGTTGCAGGTATTGTTGACCACCACCGTCTAGGTGACGTGATGACAGTAAACCCAATGGAAGCATGGATCTGGCCTGTTGGTTGTACTAACACAGTACTGTTCAACATGTTCAAGATTGAAGGTCACGAGATCAAGCCTCAAATCGCTAAACTAATGATGTCAGCTATTCTTTCTGACACAGTAGGTTTCGCTTCTCCAACTTGTACTCAAAAAGACAAAGATGCTGTAGCTGAGCTAGCGGCTATTGCGGACGTACAAGATGTTGATGCATTCACTAAAGATCTTCTAATCGCTAAGACAAACATCGAAGGTCTATCTGCGGCTGAACTTGTTGAAAAAGACCTGAAAGGTTACCCATTCAACGGTCGTGATGTAGTAGTAGGTCAGGTTGAACTTGCGACTCTAGACCAAGTTGACGGCATGATCGAAGCACTAGAAGCGGATCTAGAAGCACGTTGTGCAAACGACAACCTAGCATTTGCTGCTGTTATGCTAACAGACATCACTACTGCGCAAACTCGTCTTCTTTACAAAGGTGAGTGGGCTGAGAAGCTTGTTAAGCACGAGAAAGACGGCATGCTAATGATGGAAAACACTCTAAGCCGTAAGAAGCAAGGCTGGCCTTGGCTTCAAACTGAGCTTGTGTAA